The Betaproteobacteria bacterium genome includes a window with the following:
- a CDS encoding FAD-dependent oxidoreductase produces MKRLLLLGGGHAHVHVMRALARTPPPAAQVTLVSRGRFTPYSGMLPGLLSGLNTFEESHIDLEWLAGDTGCAFVAAEATRVDVRARRVECADGTSFDYDVLSIDTGSTPAIDHVPGAREHALPVKPVDRFLAEWDAIESQIAAGKRPCIAVVGGGAGGVELLLSLQHRLRTTIGDTTRFLLVTDEADVLMSHNASVRRIFRDILKARDVEVHLGHAVVRVDPGVLHRTGGETIRTDFAVWVTTASAPTWIAEAGLATDNRGFIAVNDCLQSTSHPEVFAAGDVATMLGHPRPKSGVFAVRQGPPLARNLRCALSGEALTPHTPQRLALALIGTGDRYTVASWGLFAAKGHWVWRWKRYLDRRWMRTYLPPDRLA; encoded by the coding sequence GTGAAGCGCCTCCTGCTGCTGGGCGGCGGTCACGCCCACGTACATGTCATGCGGGCGCTGGCTCGCACACCGCCGCCCGCAGCGCAGGTCACGCTGGTGAGCCGCGGGCGATTCACGCCCTATTCGGGAATGCTGCCCGGCCTGCTGTCCGGTCTCAACACTTTCGAAGAAAGCCATATCGACCTCGAGTGGCTGGCCGGTGATACGGGCTGCGCGTTCGTCGCGGCCGAGGCGACGCGGGTCGATGTCCGCGCACGCCGCGTGGAGTGTGCCGACGGCACCAGCTTCGATTACGACGTGCTTTCGATCGACACGGGCTCAACCCCGGCCATCGACCACGTCCCCGGAGCGCGCGAGCATGCGCTGCCGGTGAAGCCCGTCGATCGCTTCCTCGCGGAGTGGGACGCGATCGAGTCGCAGATCGCGGCGGGCAAACGCCCGTGCATTGCCGTTGTCGGTGGCGGTGCCGGCGGCGTCGAATTGCTGCTGTCGCTGCAGCATCGGTTGCGCACGACCATCGGCGACACGACCCGCTTTCTTCTCGTCACGGACGAGGCCGATGTTCTGATGAGCCACAACGCATCAGTGCGCCGCATCTTCCGCGACATTCTGAAAGCGCGAGACGTCGAGGTTCATCTTGGGCACGCGGTCGTTCGTGTCGATCCCGGCGTCCTGCACCGTACGGGCGGCGAGACGATCCGGACCGACTTCGCCGTCTGGGTGACGACAGCTTCGGCGCCTACATGGATTGCAGAAGCCGGCCTTGCGACCGACAACCGCGGCTTCATCGCCGTGAACGATTGCTTGCAGTCGACCTCGCATCCGGAAGTCTTCGCCGCTGGCGACGTCGCCACGATGCTTGGCCACCCGCGACCGAAATCAGGTGTGTTTGCGGTACGGCAAGGGCCCCCGCTCGCCCGCAACCTGCGATGTGCCCTCTCCGGCGAAGCACTCACCCCCCATACACCACAGCGCCTGGCGCTGGCCCTGATCGGCACCGGCGATCGCTACACCGTCGCATCGTGGGGTCTGTTCGCCGCGAAAGGACATTGGGTCTGGCGCTGGAAGCGCTACCTCGACCGTCGCTGGATGCGCACCTATCTGCCGCCGGACCGCCTCGCCTGA
- a CDS encoding TIGR04282 family arsenosugar biosynthesis glycosyltransferase: MTTESQTPIAIFAKVPRPGTVKTRLIPELGAEKTTRLYERCVSHTVKTALDANVGPVELWCTPTILHPFFDGIGRSLHPVLRTQGNGNLGVRMWRTLEALLVGHSRALLIGSDCPSLTVEDIRNAALALTAGNDAVFVPTEDGGYALIGLRAVEPALFEDIPWSTDAVMETTRERMRDLDWTWKELPVRWDVDRPEDFRRLTTDPVLGYLCDRISRPTGGPRLRAVS; encoded by the coding sequence ATGACCACCGAATCCCAGACTCCCATAGCCATCTTCGCCAAGGTTCCACGACCCGGGACAGTCAAGACGCGCCTCATCCCCGAACTCGGCGCGGAGAAGACGACGCGCCTGTACGAGCGCTGCGTGAGCCACACGGTCAAGACGGCCCTCGACGCCAACGTCGGTCCGGTCGAGTTGTGGTGCACTCCGACGATCCTGCATCCGTTCTTCGATGGCATCGGTCGCAGTCTGCACCCGGTTCTGCGCACGCAGGGCAACGGCAATCTGGGTGTGCGCATGTGGCGGACGCTGGAGGCTTTGCTGGTGGGGCATTCGCGGGCGCTCCTGATCGGTTCGGACTGCCCCTCGCTCACCGTCGAGGACATCCGGAACGCCGCGCTGGCACTCACGGCAGGCAACGACGCCGTATTCGTTCCCACCGAGGACGGGGGCTATGCGCTGATTGGCCTGCGTGCCGTTGAGCCCGCGCTGTTCGAGGACATCCCCTGGAGCACCGACGCGGTCATGGAGACGACCCGCGAACGCATGCGCGATCTCGACTGGACGTGGAAAGAACTCCCCGTGCGCTGGGACGTCGACCGTCCGGAAGATTTCCGTCGTCTCACCACCGATCCGGTTCTCGGCTATCTCTGCGATCGCATCTCCCGGCCGACCGGCGGTCCTCGCCTGCGGGCCGTTTCCTAG